From Actinoplanes oblitus, a single genomic window includes:
- a CDS encoding stealth family protein — MTLRRLLRQTPWPIRRRIFQAAENTVLPRVAPERRLRLARTLMPLGPVRRDRPATPGRVIRVRTPHGRLGARVVTITSPVEVRRANLDRVAEALDEAGVDWFRVPAAEPGRTAVGVPETDRDLVLSVLAGAAGRDRGMVRRSGPKGREDAVMAACWPVSDPGGSLVLGPDHACEVEFWRAEGGGLVAPRRNPVAAVIPADEPVVTAPEPVFGAFCAPDDVTGYRTRRTFTALGPDRIGFPVDVVYTWVDGSDPAWQRRKARALAENPWVNRVNGQAANDSRWISRDELRYSMRALHCFAPWVRHVYLVTDDQTPAWLNRCHPRLTVVSHREIFGDSGRLPTFNSQAIESKLHRIPGLAEHFLYLNDDVILGRPVTPDLFFTAGGLTKFFPSASQVDLAPRGPGDRPADSAAKNNRRLIEKTFGRVLTRKMMHAPHPSRRSVLEEIEERFAEPLRSTAEHQFRHPDDVSLLSSLQQYYAYLTGLATPGALRYRYTDLADPVTPFRLARLLRSRDVDAFCLNDVDTAGAAVAEQEALLADFLPAYLPFASPFELRVPHLIAPRQPAGALALPPAA, encoded by the coding sequence GTGACCCTGCGGCGGCTTCTCCGGCAGACGCCCTGGCCGATCCGGCGACGGATCTTCCAGGCGGCCGAGAACACGGTTCTGCCGCGCGTCGCGCCGGAACGACGGCTCCGGCTGGCCCGCACGCTGATGCCGCTCGGCCCGGTTCGCCGGGACCGGCCGGCCACCCCCGGCCGGGTGATCCGGGTGCGCACCCCGCACGGCCGGCTCGGCGCCCGGGTGGTCACCATCACCAGCCCGGTCGAGGTACGCCGGGCCAACCTGGACCGCGTCGCCGAGGCGCTCGACGAGGCCGGCGTCGACTGGTTCCGGGTGCCCGCCGCGGAGCCCGGGCGCACCGCTGTTGGCGTACCGGAAACCGATCGCGACCTGGTGCTGAGCGTCCTGGCCGGCGCCGCGGGCCGGGACCGGGGGATGGTGCGCCGCAGCGGCCCGAAGGGGCGCGAGGACGCGGTGATGGCCGCCTGCTGGCCGGTCAGCGACCCCGGCGGCAGCCTGGTGCTCGGGCCGGACCACGCCTGCGAGGTGGAGTTCTGGCGGGCCGAGGGCGGTGGGCTGGTGGCCCCGCGCCGCAACCCGGTCGCCGCCGTGATCCCGGCCGACGAGCCGGTGGTGACCGCGCCGGAGCCGGTCTTCGGCGCGTTCTGCGCGCCGGACGACGTCACCGGTTACCGCACCCGGCGGACGTTCACGGCGCTCGGGCCGGACCGGATCGGTTTCCCCGTCGACGTGGTCTACACCTGGGTGGACGGCAGCGACCCGGCCTGGCAGCGGCGCAAGGCGCGGGCGCTGGCGGAGAACCCGTGGGTCAACCGGGTGAACGGGCAGGCGGCCAACGACTCGCGCTGGATCAGCCGGGACGAGCTGCGCTACTCGATGCGCGCGCTGCACTGCTTCGCCCCCTGGGTACGGCACGTCTACCTGGTCACCGACGACCAGACGCCGGCCTGGCTGAACCGCTGCCACCCGCGGCTGACGGTGGTCAGCCACCGGGAGATCTTCGGCGACTCGGGACGGCTGCCGACCTTCAACTCCCAGGCCATCGAGTCGAAGCTGCACCGGATCCCGGGGCTGGCCGAGCACTTCCTCTACCTCAACGACGACGTGATCCTGGGCCGGCCGGTCACCCCGGACCTGTTCTTCACGGCCGGCGGGCTGACCAAGTTCTTCCCCTCCGCCTCCCAGGTCGACCTGGCGCCGCGCGGGCCCGGCGACCGGCCGGCCGACTCGGCGGCGAAGAACAACCGGCGGCTGATCGAGAAGACCTTCGGCCGGGTGCTGACCCGCAAGATGATGCACGCGCCGCACCCGTCCCGGCGTAGCGTCCTCGAGGAGATCGAAGAGCGGTTCGCCGAGCCGCTGCGGAGCACCGCCGAGCACCAGTTCCGGCACCCGGACGACGTGTCGCTGCTCTCCTCGCTGCAGCAGTACTACGCCTACCTGACCGGGCTGGCCACCCCCGGAGCGCTCCGCTACCGGTACACCGACCTGGCCGACCCGGTCACCCCGTTCCGGCTGGCCCGGCTGCTGCGCTCGCGCGACGTGGACGCGTTCTGCCTCAACGACGTGGACACCGCCGGGGCCGCGGTGGCCGAGCAGGAGGCGCTGCTGGCCGACTTCCTGCCGGCGTACCTGCCCTTCGCCTCGCCCTTCGAGCTGCGGGTGCCGCACCTGATCGCGCCCCGGCAGCCCGCCGGGGCGCTGGCCCTCCCGCCGGCTGCCTGA
- a CDS encoding nucleotide sugar dehydrogenase yields the protein MSYDVVILGLGYVGLPLAQQAIRAGMSVLGFDVDESVVKALGNGWSHVDDLSDADIAEMLAAGFRPTADETEIAQARTAVICVPTPLAEGDGPDLRAVTGATSSIGRNLRPGMLVVLESTTYPGTTDDVVRPLLEQLSGLTAGIDFHLAFSPERIDPGNAAYGAHNTPKVVGGYTPACTEAAAGFYGRFIEQVVRAHGTREAETAKLLENTYRHVNIALVNEMARFCHELDIDLWDVINAASTKPFGFQAFYPGPGVGGHCIPIDPNYLSHNVRSKLGYPFRFVELAQEINATMPAYVARRAQNLLNADGEAVRGATVLLLGITYKANIADQRESPATPLARQLAALGATVAYHDPHVRTWDVAGVPVSRTDDLEAAVASADLVILVQNHREYDADHLARLAKRFFDTRGVTTTREAHRL from the coding sequence TTGAGCTACGACGTGGTCATCCTCGGCCTGGGGTATGTCGGGCTGCCCCTGGCGCAGCAGGCGATCCGGGCCGGCATGTCGGTGCTCGGCTTCGACGTCGACGAGAGCGTGGTCAAGGCGCTCGGCAACGGCTGGTCGCACGTCGACGACCTGAGCGACGCCGACATCGCCGAGATGCTCGCCGCCGGGTTCCGGCCGACCGCCGACGAGACCGAGATCGCCCAGGCCCGGACCGCGGTGATCTGCGTGCCCACCCCGCTCGCCGAGGGCGACGGGCCGGACCTGCGGGCGGTCACCGGCGCGACCAGCTCGATCGGCCGCAACCTGCGCCCCGGGATGCTGGTGGTGCTGGAGTCGACCACCTATCCGGGCACCACCGACGACGTGGTCCGGCCGCTGCTCGAACAGCTCTCCGGGCTGACCGCCGGCATCGACTTCCACCTGGCCTTCTCGCCGGAGCGGATCGACCCGGGCAACGCCGCCTACGGCGCGCACAACACCCCGAAGGTGGTCGGCGGCTACACCCCCGCCTGCACCGAGGCGGCCGCCGGTTTCTACGGGCGGTTCATCGAGCAGGTGGTCCGGGCGCACGGCACGCGGGAGGCGGAGACCGCGAAGCTGCTCGAGAACACCTACCGGCACGTCAACATCGCGCTGGTCAACGAGATGGCCCGGTTCTGCCACGAGCTGGACATCGACCTCTGGGACGTGATCAACGCGGCGTCCACCAAGCCGTTCGGCTTCCAGGCGTTCTATCCCGGGCCGGGGGTGGGCGGGCACTGCATCCCGATCGACCCGAACTATCTGAGCCACAACGTGCGCAGCAAGCTCGGTTACCCGTTCCGCTTCGTCGAGCTGGCCCAGGAGATCAACGCGACGATGCCGGCCTACGTCGCCCGGCGCGCGCAGAACCTGCTCAACGCGGACGGCGAGGCGGTGCGCGGGGCCACGGTGCTGCTGCTGGGCATCACCTACAAGGCGAACATCGCCGACCAGCGGGAGTCGCCGGCCACGCCGCTGGCCCGTCAGCTGGCGGCGCTCGGCGCGACCGTCGCCTATCACGACCCGCACGTGCGGACCTGGGACGTCGCCGGGGTGCCGGTGTCGCGCACCGACGACCTGGAGGCCGCTGTCGCCTCGGCGGACCTGGTCATCCTGGTGCAGAACCACCGCGAATACGACGCCGACCACCTGGCCCGGCTCGCCAAGCGCTTCTTCGACACCCGCGGCGTCACCACGACCCGCGAGGCACACCGCCTCTGA
- a CDS encoding GtrA family protein, protein MPVSDAVGRRGPALARLVRYGLSGAASTVTHFGIGLLGVHLLHLRPVVASTAGFLAGVVVSYLLQRGWVFRSAAGHALAGSKFLVVTGVAVTVNTLVLWLGTEVLAVPYPIVQPLALTLIALVNYSLNARWTFA, encoded by the coding sequence ATGCCGGTGAGCGATGCGGTCGGCCGGCGCGGCCCGGCCCTGGCGCGCCTGGTGCGGTACGGGCTGAGCGGCGCGGCCAGCACCGTCACTCATTTCGGCATCGGCCTGCTCGGGGTGCACCTGCTGCACCTGCGCCCGGTGGTCGCCTCGACGGCCGGCTTCCTGGCCGGCGTCGTGGTCTCCTACCTGCTGCAACGCGGCTGGGTCTTCCGCTCGGCGGCGGGTCACGCGCTGGCCGGCTCGAAATTCCTGGTCGTCACCGGAGTGGCGGTCACCGTCAACACGCTCGTGCTGTGGCTCGGCACCGAGGTCCTCGCCGTGCCGTACCCGATCGTCCAGCCGCTCGCCCTGACCCTGATCGCGCTGGTCAACTACTCGCTCAACGCCCGCTGGACCTTCGCCTGA
- a CDS encoding acyltransferase family protein, producing the protein MSLSPKFRSDLEGLRAVAVLLVVLGHAGVPFAAGGYVGVDVFFVISGFLITSLLLRERAATGRVSIRRFYARRALRLLPAAALVLVTTLLAARLWLPAIRLGELSKDALSAAGYVANLRFALTGTDYLNADAPPSPFQHFWSLAVEEQFYLLWPLLLMLPRRRPVLIGLVATSFAAAVWETGRSAPWAYFGPHTRAWELGAGALIAIFAPGLRATGPTSSGRAGAWLGGAGLAAILGAALWLDGGTAYPGFFALLPVAGTAAVLIGGCRPLAARPLPAVGRLSYGWYLWHWPVLLIAPAALGRDPSVPLGLLLSAAALGLAWVTYHLVENPLRQHPRLRVMPVRALGLGAALSGVVAATAVTIALLPHPVPAGAAIRDLRVAAARATDPYAVITHAVRAGRRTRELPGNLAPTLTTVNADKARVWADGCHVEAPVTVAPDGCVYGDPGAATTVALYGDSHAAQWFPALERLARQHHWRLVSLSKSSCSAADLRLWHDGLKREYTECAAFHASAVARIRALRPALVVIGSSFNYRPVDTRTEETAQWRAAWQRTAASLGGRVALILDTPYFAERIPVCVARQARLKRVNRCGKSASVALRGPLQRAAVTSLTGVTVINPVPWLCTDFCPPIIGNVLAYRDSNHLTTTYAQTVAPLLDAALPRIE; encoded by the coding sequence ATGAGCCTGTCGCCGAAGTTCCGTTCCGATCTCGAGGGCCTGCGCGCGGTCGCGGTCCTCCTGGTCGTGCTGGGCCATGCCGGGGTGCCGTTCGCCGCGGGCGGCTACGTGGGCGTGGACGTCTTCTTCGTGATCTCCGGATTCCTGATCACCTCGCTGCTGCTGCGCGAGAGGGCGGCGACCGGGCGGGTGTCGATCCGCCGGTTCTACGCCCGGCGCGCGCTACGGCTGCTCCCGGCCGCCGCGCTGGTGCTGGTCACCACGCTGCTCGCGGCCCGGCTGTGGCTGCCCGCGATCCGGCTGGGCGAGCTGTCCAAGGACGCCCTGTCGGCCGCCGGGTACGTGGCGAACCTGCGGTTCGCGCTCACCGGCACCGACTACCTGAACGCCGACGCGCCGCCGTCGCCGTTCCAGCACTTCTGGTCGCTCGCCGTGGAGGAGCAGTTCTACCTGCTCTGGCCGCTGCTGCTGATGCTGCCGCGACGCCGGCCGGTGCTGATCGGACTGGTGGCCACCTCGTTCGCGGCAGCGGTGTGGGAGACCGGGCGGTCCGCCCCGTGGGCGTACTTCGGCCCGCACACCCGGGCGTGGGAGCTGGGCGCCGGCGCGCTGATCGCGATCTTCGCCCCCGGGCTCAGGGCCACCGGGCCGACGAGTTCCGGGCGGGCCGGCGCGTGGCTCGGCGGGGCCGGGCTGGCCGCGATCCTGGGCGCGGCGCTCTGGCTGGACGGCGGCACCGCGTACCCCGGCTTCTTCGCCCTGCTCCCGGTCGCCGGCACCGCGGCCGTGCTGATCGGCGGTTGCCGGCCGCTCGCGGCCCGGCCGTTGCCGGCCGTCGGCCGGCTCTCCTACGGCTGGTACCTGTGGCACTGGCCGGTACTGCTGATCGCCCCGGCCGCGCTCGGCCGCGACCCGTCGGTTCCGCTCGGCCTGCTGCTGTCGGCCGCCGCGCTGGGCCTGGCCTGGGTCACCTACCACCTGGTGGAGAACCCGCTGCGGCAGCACCCGCGGCTGCGGGTGATGCCGGTCCGGGCGCTCGGCCTGGGCGCCGCGCTGTCCGGGGTGGTGGCCGCCACCGCCGTCACCATCGCGCTGCTGCCGCATCCGGTGCCGGCCGGCGCGGCGATCCGCGACCTGCGGGTGGCGGCCGCGCGTGCCACCGACCCGTACGCGGTGATCACCCACGCCGTCCGCGCCGGCCGCCGGACCCGGGAGCTGCCCGGCAACCTGGCGCCGACGCTGACCACGGTGAACGCGGACAAGGCCCGGGTGTGGGCGGACGGCTGTCACGTCGAGGCACCGGTCACGGTGGCGCCGGACGGCTGCGTCTACGGCGACCCGGGCGCGGCGACGACGGTGGCGCTGTACGGCGACTCGCACGCCGCCCAGTGGTTCCCCGCCCTGGAGCGCCTCGCGAGGCAGCACCACTGGCGGCTGGTCTCGCTGAGCAAGTCCTCCTGCTCGGCGGCCGACCTGCGGCTCTGGCACGACGGGCTGAAGCGCGAGTACACCGAGTGCGCCGCGTTCCACGCCTCGGCGGTGGCCCGGATCAGGGCGTTGCGGCCCGCGCTCGTGGTGATCGGGTCGAGTTTCAACTATCGGCCGGTGGACACCCGTACCGAAGAGACCGCCCAATGGCGAGCGGCCTGGCAGCGCACCGCGGCCTCGCTCGGGGGAAGGGTCGCGCTGATCCTCGACACGCCCTACTTCGCGGAGCGGATCCCGGTCTGCGTGGCCCGGCAGGCTCGCCTGAAGCGCGTCAACCGGTGCGGGAAGAGCGCCTCGGTCGCCCTGCGCGGGCCACTGCAGAGAGCCGCTGTCACCAGCCTGACCGGCGTCACCGTGATCAACCCGGTCCCGTGGCTGTGCACCGACTTCTGCCCGCCGATCATCGGCAACGTGCTGGCCTACCGGGACTCCAACCACCTGACCACGACATACGCCCAGACGGTGGCCCCGCTGCTGGACGCGGCGCTACCGAGGATCGAGTAG
- a CDS encoding glycosyltransferase, with protein sequence MTATVHDVAILSDFRYPGGNSAAIAAEVRAQAEAGLRTILVHVPSPHNRDGLPFSPRIAELLRDRLAELATPDAVVNARLLVIRQPRIFTADLAVVPRVHAEHTVMVLNQAPGDAADPRRYYDFAEVRDRVELYFGPDIEWAPISPQIRGQLTGLGREDWHEIIDGSEWAADHRVTGDLPVIGRHGRADAVKWPRTAEQLLQAYPDKPDLRVRVLGGGEIATRLLGRQPANWEVIPFGGEQPVDFLRSIDFFVYFHDPDLVEAFGRTILEAMAAGVPAIIGEHFRPIFGDAALYTTPAGVEPLVRALWADPERYRAVAAKAREFVETRYGVPSHLARLAARGAGARPAAHRAPARVRRAAAPRPRPVLMLSDNGAGLGHLSRLMAIGRRLPESHPAVIATQSYGASVAHREGFLTEYLPSRAVLGLPKQRWAGFLRSRLEHLVDLHRPAVVAVDSVPHEGIVAAAAARPDVTWVWVRRPMWRRATGTEWIARRDAFDGILEPGEFAAPADEGPTVADRTGVHPVDPIMLLDRSDLVGADEARAVLGVEEGRPAALLQLGAGNINDIASPVGRIAKYLREAGFQVLLAESMIATEPMPPVPGARVVKVYPISRYLRGVDLVVAASGYNSFHELLAFRVPTVFVPNRQTSLDDQVARARFAAATGAALCVEDPESDELDRVLAEAVRPEVRAQLARRCAEVGFGNGAEAAARWLAGLAAENVRSGA encoded by the coding sequence ATGACCGCGACCGTCCATGACGTGGCGATCCTCTCGGACTTCCGGTACCCGGGCGGCAACTCGGCGGCCATCGCGGCCGAGGTGCGGGCCCAGGCCGAGGCTGGGTTGCGCACGATCCTGGTGCACGTGCCGTCCCCGCACAACCGGGACGGCCTGCCGTTCAGCCCGCGGATCGCCGAGCTGCTCCGGGACCGGCTGGCCGAGCTGGCCACCCCGGACGCCGTCGTCAACGCCCGGCTGCTGGTGATCCGGCAGCCCCGGATCTTCACCGCCGACCTGGCGGTGGTGCCGCGGGTGCACGCCGAGCACACCGTGATGGTCCTCAACCAGGCGCCGGGCGACGCCGCCGATCCGCGCCGCTACTACGATTTCGCCGAGGTCCGGGACCGGGTGGAGCTGTACTTCGGCCCGGACATCGAGTGGGCGCCGATCAGCCCGCAGATCCGTGGTCAGCTGACCGGCCTGGGCCGGGAGGACTGGCACGAGATCATCGACGGGTCCGAATGGGCGGCGGACCACCGGGTGACAGGTGATCTGCCGGTCATCGGCAGGCACGGGCGCGCCGACGCGGTGAAGTGGCCCCGCACCGCCGAGCAGCTGCTCCAGGCCTACCCCGACAAACCAGACCTGAGGGTACGCGTGCTCGGCGGCGGCGAGATCGCCACCCGGCTGCTCGGCCGGCAACCGGCGAACTGGGAGGTCATCCCGTTCGGCGGCGAACAACCCGTGGACTTTCTGCGCTCCATCGACTTCTTCGTGTACTTCCACGACCCGGACCTGGTCGAGGCGTTCGGCCGGACCATCCTGGAGGCGATGGCCGCCGGGGTGCCGGCGATCATCGGCGAGCACTTCCGCCCGATCTTCGGCGACGCCGCCCTCTACACCACCCCGGCCGGGGTGGAGCCGCTGGTCCGCGCCCTCTGGGCGGACCCGGAGCGGTACCGCGCGGTGGCCGCGAAGGCCCGGGAGTTCGTCGAGACCCGGTACGGCGTCCCGTCCCACCTGGCCCGCCTGGCCGCCCGTGGTGCCGGGGCCAGGCCGGCGGCGCACCGCGCCCCGGCGCGGGTCCGCCGCGCGGCCGCGCCCCGGCCCCGCCCGGTGCTGATGCTCAGCGACAACGGCGCCGGCCTGGGTCACCTGTCCCGGCTGATGGCCATCGGCCGGCGGCTGCCGGAGAGCCATCCCGCGGTGATCGCCACCCAGTCGTACGGGGCGTCGGTGGCCCACCGGGAGGGCTTCCTCACCGAGTACCTGCCGTCCCGGGCCGTGCTCGGCCTGCCCAAGCAGCGCTGGGCCGGCTTCCTGCGGTCCCGCCTCGAGCACCTGGTCGACCTGCACCGCCCGGCCGTGGTCGCGGTGGACAGCGTCCCGCACGAGGGCATCGTCGCGGCCGCCGCGGCCCGCCCGGACGTCACCTGGGTCTGGGTGCGCCGCCCGATGTGGCGCCGGGCGACCGGCACCGAGTGGATCGCGAGGCGGGACGCGTTCGACGGCATCCTGGAGCCCGGCGAGTTCGCCGCGCCGGCCGACGAGGGCCCGACCGTCGCCGACCGGACCGGCGTGCACCCGGTCGACCCGATCATGCTGCTGGACCGGTCCGACCTGGTCGGGGCGGACGAGGCGCGGGCCGTGCTGGGCGTCGAGGAGGGCCGGCCGGCGGCGCTGCTGCAGCTCGGTGCCGGCAACATCAACGACATCGCCTCACCGGTCGGCCGGATCGCGAAGTACCTGCGCGAGGCCGGCTTCCAGGTGCTGCTCGCCGAGTCGATGATCGCGACCGAGCCGATGCCGCCGGTGCCCGGTGCCCGGGTGGTCAAGGTGTACCCGATCAGCCGATATCTGCGCGGCGTCGACCTGGTGGTCGCCGCGTCCGGATACAACTCCTTCCACGAGCTGCTCGCCTTCCGGGTGCCCACGGTGTTCGTGCCGAACCGGCAGACCTCGCTGGACGACCAGGTGGCCCGGGCCCGGTTCGCCGCGGCGACCGGCGCGGCCCTGTGCGTCGAGGACCCGGAGAGCGACGAGCTGGACCGGGTGCTGGCCGAGGCGGTCCGGCCGGAGGTGCGCGCCCAGCTCGCCCGGCGCTGCGCGGAGGTCGGGTTCGGCAACGGGGCGGAAGCGGCGGCGCGCTGGCTGGCGGGGCTGGCGGCCGAGAACGTACGAAGCGGAGCGTGA
- a CDS encoding glycosyltransferase family 2 protein, with the protein MRTHITPASYGSALLERHLRVLRRTGPDGPATAAIQARSADARVLVAYAAGVTDLDGLLTAVRAGRPVLAELDPWAVGELARTIAVQDLDPEDRADGLALLDGLLRAHGPAAIAPEHQGLHAQLAFPVGRAADLLGRYPKIPKPIRQALAVDLAEPDEWLARFNALLPAPGLRLADGTGPRFDRIQPGEVTKVGDPHRITTIVTTYRPGPALLVTIRSLLAQSWTNQEILVVDDGSGPAPVLDGLAALDPRIRVLRLPVNGGTYLARNAGLDAATGDFVTFQDSDDWSHPLRLERQVAPLLADPATVATTSAGMRVTGDLVVTRPGHPHHRSYNLSSLMLRRPLALARLGYLDTVRKGADAEYVERARAVFGRPAVPHLGGQTLALIRLSGTSLSSADMAAGWMHPARHAYLSAFQAWHTRVAAGREPAVRPRRPRRRAFAAPHRLTGIGPAETATFDLILAADFTVPENATALKSLLTPAHPVTMALLHLPVIGAATRNLDPDVQRLINIGAVPQLQLADPAHAELVLVRGPAPLAFAPSLPSAIRARRVVIEEEPGWSPATEACAAAARRLFGTAPTLLPLPSTVDGRRWRTTRREPAADRPILGRYLDLDRTPWRSLRQSLRDSADFDVRLLDRAAEPTPRPPLNWLIYRSTDVTPRSFLHQLDFYLGFTDPPGDLLAPLAAGCVLLLPPDREPEYGPAAVYCTAADLPRTLRRLHRDPKRYAAQSARSTAFARRHHPGRYAEAVRALLDPPAVPCPRPQPDPT; encoded by the coding sequence ATGCGTACGCACATCACCCCGGCCTCCTACGGATCCGCCCTGCTCGAACGGCATCTGCGGGTCCTGCGCAGAACCGGGCCCGACGGGCCCGCGACGGCCGCCATCCAGGCACGGTCCGCCGACGCCAGGGTGCTTGTCGCGTACGCCGCCGGCGTCACCGATCTGGACGGCCTGCTCACCGCGGTCCGCGCCGGCCGCCCGGTGCTCGCCGAGCTGGACCCGTGGGCGGTCGGCGAGCTGGCCCGCACGATCGCGGTACAGGACCTGGACCCGGAGGACCGCGCCGACGGCCTGGCGCTGCTCGACGGCCTGCTCCGGGCGCACGGGCCGGCCGCGATCGCCCCGGAGCACCAGGGGCTGCACGCGCAGCTGGCGTTCCCGGTGGGCCGGGCCGCCGACCTGCTCGGCCGGTACCCGAAGATCCCGAAGCCGATCCGGCAGGCGCTCGCCGTCGACCTGGCCGAGCCGGACGAGTGGCTCGCCCGGTTCAACGCGCTACTGCCGGCGCCCGGGCTGCGCCTCGCCGACGGGACCGGCCCGCGGTTCGACCGGATCCAGCCGGGCGAGGTCACGAAGGTCGGCGACCCGCACCGGATCACGACCATCGTCACCACGTACCGGCCCGGGCCGGCGCTGCTGGTGACGATCCGGTCGCTGCTCGCGCAGAGCTGGACCAACCAGGAGATCCTGGTCGTCGACGACGGCTCCGGGCCGGCCCCGGTGCTGGACGGGCTGGCCGCCCTGGATCCGCGGATCCGCGTCCTGCGGCTGCCGGTGAACGGCGGCACCTACCTGGCCCGCAACGCCGGGCTGGACGCGGCCACCGGCGACTTCGTGACCTTCCAGGACTCCGACGACTGGTCGCACCCGCTGCGGCTGGAACGCCAGGTGGCGCCGCTGCTCGCCGATCCGGCGACGGTCGCGACCACCTCGGCCGGGATGCGGGTCACCGGCGACCTGGTGGTGACCCGGCCGGGCCATCCGCACCACCGCTCGTACAACCTGTCGTCGCTGATGCTGCGCCGGCCACTCGCCCTGGCGCGGCTCGGCTACCTGGACACCGTCCGCAAGGGAGCCGACGCGGAATACGTGGAGCGGGCCCGCGCCGTGTTCGGCCGTCCGGCGGTACCGCACCTGGGCGGCCAGACGCTGGCCCTGATCCGGCTCTCCGGCACGTCACTGTCCAGTGCGGACATGGCGGCGGGGTGGATGCACCCGGCCCGGCACGCCTACCTCTCCGCGTTCCAGGCCTGGCACACCCGGGTGGCCGCCGGCCGCGAACCGGCCGTCCGGCCCCGCCGGCCGCGTCGGCGGGCGTTCGCCGCCCCGCACCGCCTCACCGGCATCGGCCCGGCCGAGACCGCGACCTTCGACCTGATCCTGGCCGCCGACTTCACCGTGCCGGAGAACGCGACAGCCCTGAAATCCCTGCTCACACCGGCCCACCCGGTGACGATGGCGCTCCTGCACCTGCCGGTCATCGGCGCCGCCACCCGCAACCTCGATCCGGACGTCCAGCGCCTGATCAACATCGGGGCGGTACCCCAGCTCCAGCTCGCCGACCCCGCCCACGCGGAACTCGTGCTGGTCCGGGGCCCCGCACCGCTCGCGTTCGCGCCCAGCCTGCCCAGCGCCATCCGCGCCCGCCGGGTGGTGATCGAGGAGGAACCCGGCTGGTCCCCGGCCACCGAAGCGTGCGCGGCAGCGGCCCGCCGGCTGTTCGGCACCGCGCCGACGCTGCTGCCGCTGCCCTCCACCGTGGACGGCCGGCGCTGGCGGACCACGCGCCGGGAGCCGGCCGCCGACCGGCCGATCCTCGGCCGCTACCTGGACCTCGACCGCACCCCCTGGCGGTCCCTGCGCCAGTCGCTGCGCGATTCCGCCGACTTCGACGTACGCCTGCTCGACCGCGCCGCCGAGCCCACCCCGCGCCCCCCGCTGAACTGGCTGATCTACCGGTCCACCGACGTCACGCCCCGCTCGTTCCTGCACCAGCTCGACTTCTACCTGGGCTTCACCGACCCGCCCGGCGATCTGCTGGCCCCCCTGGCCGCCGGTTGCGTGCTGCTCCTGCCCCCGGACCGCGAACCGGAATACGGCCCCGCCGCCGTCTACTGCACCGCCGCCGACCTGCCCCGGACCCTGCGGCGCTTGCATCGCGACCCGAAGCGCTACGCCGCCCAGTCGGCGCGCTCGACGGCCTTCGCCCGCCGGCACCACCCCGGCCGGTACGCCGAGGCCGTCCGCGCCCTCCTCGACCCGCCCGCGGTCCCCTGTCCACGCCCCCAGCCCGACCCCACCTGA
- a CDS encoding CAP domain-containing protein, with the protein MRSLFRRLAVAAALAPAAAFGVALVATPADAAPVSEATLQADIVRLTNVQRAAHGCGALQLDARLTTAARGHSAYMAQSGAFSHTGKGGSNFVAREKAAGYAKPSAENIAWGYRTGKDVVTAWMKSPGHRANILNCKSKTVGVGAVYSKGGAPYFTQDFGY; encoded by the coding sequence TTGCGCTCGCTGTTCCGTCGCCTCGCCGTTGCCGCCGCTCTCGCCCCTGCCGCCGCCTTCGGTGTGGCGCTCGTCGCGACCCCGGCCGACGCCGCGCCGGTCTCCGAGGCCACGCTGCAGGCCGACATCGTGCGGCTGACCAACGTGCAGCGTGCCGCCCACGGCTGTGGCGCGCTCCAGCTCGACGCGCGGCTGACGACCGCCGCCCGGGGGCACAGCGCCTACATGGCGCAGTCCGGGGCGTTCAGCCACACCGGCAAGGGTGGGTCGAACTTCGTCGCCCGGGAGAAGGCGGCGGGTTACGCGAAGCCGTCAGCGGAGAACATCGCGTGGGGTTACCGCACCGGCAAGGACGTGGTGACCGCCTGGATGAAGAGCCCGGGGCACCGCGCCAACATCCTGAACTGCAAGTCCAAGACGGTCGGCGTGGGCGCGGTCTACAGCAAGGGCGGCGCCCCCTACTTCACCCAGGACTTCGGCTACTGA